The following is a genomic window from Lysinibacillus sp. G4S2.
AGGTGGATATGGCATATCGTTTTCTAACCACCAAACAAGCATCTCAAGAAAAGCTGTGGCAAAAATTCTGATAGCCATTTCAAGTGGAACTGTCCGCTTTTTATCATCTGATTGCGTGCAATTAATCCCGTTTGAAACAATATCGATGAGGATCTCTTTCATGCTTGAAGGGAAAT
Proteins encoded in this region:
- a CDS encoding TetR-like C-terminal domain-containing protein: MKEILIDIVSNGINCTQSDDKKRTVPLEMAIRIFATAFLEMLVWWLENDMPYPPKFMATQLMRIPVKVPYVDNPFGS